GGCCGTGGACGCTGCTTGCATCCCGGCCGAGTGGATTACGACCCAGCTCGCGCCGGGCGAGGACTAGACCATGTCGTTGCGACGGTTCCTGCGGCGGATCTATCGGAATTTGCCCCTAATTCAGGAATTGCGCGAGACCAACGCCCATCTGGCTGCGCTCAACGATACGCTCAAGCGCTGCGCCACCGTGGCGTGGCCCATCGCGCTGGCTCACGACCCGCGGTGGTCGGATCCGAAGCGGCTGCTGCGGTATGCCGCGCAAACCTTCTCGCAAAACGGCGAGGACGGCATGATCGCCGAAATCTTTCGCCGGATCGGCACCACCGATCGCACTTTTGTCGAAATCGGCACCGGCAACGGCCTCGAAAACAACACCGCGCTCCTGCTGGCCCAGGGCTGGAGCGGCTGGTGGATCGACGGCGACGCGCAGGCGATGAACCGAATCCAGCGCGCCTTTGCTGCGCCGTTGGCCCAGGGGCGTTTGCGCGCCCGATGTGCCCAGGTCACGGCCGAGAATATCGCGGCGTTGTGCGCCGAGTTGAAGCTGCCCTCGACTTTCGATCTGCTCTCGCTGGATATCGATCGCAACACCTACCATCTATGGGCAGCGCTGACCGATTACCGCCCGCGCGTGGCGGTGATCGAGTACAACTCCAATTACCCGCCTGAAATGGATTGGAAAGCCACCTATCGCCCCGAGCTGGTGTGGAAATTCACCAGCTACTTCGGCGCCAGCCTCAAGGCCTTCGAACAACTGGGCCGCGAACGCGGCTATGCGCTGGTGGGATGCGACTTCACCGGGGTCAACGCTTTCTTCGTGCGCGAGGAGCTGGCTGACGATCGCTTCGCTCAACCTTTCAGCGCTGAAAACCATTACGAGCCGCCTCGGCTGGGCGTGACCACTCGAATCGGGGCGCGCGCGGCCTTCGACGATACCCCGCGGCGCGAGCGCAAACCCAAGCTTTAACTCTGCTCAATGCTGGCGGCCGAATTTTTGCGCCAAGCCGTCGCCCAGAAAATTAAAGCCCAACACCGAGATCCCAATCGCCACGCCGGGCACGGTAGTCAGATGGGGCGCGATCAGCAAAAACGCCCGCCCTTCATCGAGCATCCCGCCCCAGGTCGGCTGCGGCGGCGGAATTCCCAGCCCCAGGAAGGACAGCGCCGCCTCGGCCACGATCAATCCGGCGAAACCGAAGCTGGCCTGAACGGTGACCGGCGCCGCCACGGCGGGCAGTAGATGGCGTAGCAGGAGGCGGGTGGGCGAAGCGCCCAGGCCGCGTGCGGCTTGTACATACTCGCGCTCTTTGAGCGAAAGAATTTCGCCGCGCACTAGCCGGGCATAGCCGGTCCACCCCATCGCGCCCAAGGCGATCACCAGATCGAGCATGCCGGGGCCCAAAATCGCCGCCAACGCGATCGCCAACAGGATGCCCGGAAAGGCCAGCAGGATATCCACCCCTCGCATCAGGGCTTCGTCCAGCATTCCCCCCGCCAACGCCGCGCATCCGCCCACCAAGCTGCCGATAACCAGCGACAACACCACTATTACGGCGGCGATGCCCAGCGAGATGCGCGCGCCCCACAGGGTGCGCGCGAGCAAATCGCGTCCCAGCGCGTCGCATCCCAAAGGATGGGCCAAGCTGGGTCCCGCCAGCACCGCCTTGAGATCGATCGCGATTGGATCGCCGCCCAGGTAGGGGCCCAGCATCGCCGTCAGCAGCAACGCCGCCACCAGCACCGCGCCCACGCGCAAGGATAGATTGTTCATTGACGGCGCACGCGCGGATCGGCCAGCCCGTAAGCCAGATCGGTGACGATATTGACCGTGACGTAGGTCAGGGCAAAGACCAGCACGCAGCCCTGAGCCAGCGGATAGTCGCGCGCGCCGATCGCGCTTATCAGCAGGCGCCCCATCCCGGGCCAGGAAAAAATCACCTCGGTGATGATGGACCCGGTCAGCAGCGCGCCCGCTTGCAGTCCCAGCAGGCTGATAATCGGGGTCAAGGCGTTGCGCAGTCCGTGGCGAGTAAGCGCGGACAGCTCGCTCAGTCCCTTGCCGCGCGCGGTGCGCATGAAGTCGGCCTCGCGCACCTGAATGAGGCTCTGCCGCAACATCCGCGCGGTAACCGCCGCCAGCGCCATCCCCATCGTGAGTGCGGGCAGGACCAAATGGGCCAAGCCGCCACGGCCGTTGAGCGGCAACCAGCCCAGCTCTAGCGAGAAGACAATCATAAGCAGCGGCCCCAGGTACAGATGGGGTACCGAGATGCCAAAGAGGGCGAAGCTCATGGCGCTGAAATCGATCGCGCCGCC
This is a stretch of genomic DNA from Candidatus Binataceae bacterium. It encodes these proteins:
- a CDS encoding ABC transporter permease encodes the protein MNNLSLRVGAVLVAALLLTAMLGPYLGGDPIAIDLKAVLAGPSLAHPLGCDALGRDLLARTLWGARISLGIAAVIVVLSLVIGSLVGGCAALAGGMLDEALMRGVDILLAFPGILLAIALAAILGPGMLDLVIALGAMGWTGYARLVRGEILSLKEREYVQAARGLGASPTRLLLRHLLPAVAAPVTVQASFGFAGLIVAEAALSFLGLGIPPPQPTWGGMLDEGRAFLLIAPHLTTVPGVAIGISVLGFNFLGDGLAQKFGRQH
- a CDS encoding ABC transporter permease — translated: MIDFIWRRILALVPVALGVATLTFALLHLVPGDPVIAMLGENATAADVEGLRHQLGLDQPLAVQYVAYLDGLLHGDLGQSISTHQPVSRAIAQRFPATMELAGAGLVVAILFAFPLGLLAGARPGGAIDFSAMSFALFGISVPHLYLGPLLMIVFSLELGWLPLNGRGGLAHLVLPALTMGMALAAVTARMLRQSLIQVREADFMRTARGKGLSELSALTRHGLRNALTPIISLLGLQAGALLTGSIITEVIFSWPGMGRLLISAIGARDYPLAQGCVLVFALTYVTVNIVTDLAYGLADPRVRRQ